In one Trichlorobacter lovleyi SZ genomic region, the following are encoded:
- the tolB gene encoding Tol-Pal system beta propeller repeat protein TolB: MKQLIHLVLACLLFLSMQQDTGAANYIEVTAAGNRLLKLAVVPPQPMGTVIRPELANETAELHAFDLTMSGLVAAERRDAAPLVHGLALTPVDFVPWLSAGYDLLIRGEYELRGQELTLEFRLYDVVAKKLLTSKRFLGREKDLRRYAHSFSDEVLRALTGEKGAFTSKILYVSTQSGNKELAVMDWDGFNSQQLTGNRSINLSPDISPDGREVIFTSYKRGNPDLYKRALSSNLEVPVSSRSGLNITGAWSPDGNRIALALSKDGNTEIYTVAKDGSAPNRLTVSHAANVSPAWTPDGSKIAFVSDRLGKPQIFVMDANGGNVRRLITSGSYNVNPSWSPKGDKLAFARMAGGFQIFVANADGSNEIQLTFEGNNERPRWSPDGRLITFSSRRGGQEAIYVMRADGSGQTKVSRSKGLSQHPVWTPRGQ, encoded by the coding sequence ATGAAACAGCTAATACATCTGGTCCTGGCCTGTTTGCTGTTTTTGAGTATGCAACAGGATACGGGAGCAGCCAATTATATTGAGGTAACCGCCGCAGGCAATCGTCTGTTGAAGCTTGCCGTGGTCCCGCCGCAGCCGATGGGTACGGTGATTCGGCCTGAGCTGGCCAATGAAACTGCGGAGTTGCATGCTTTTGACCTGACCATGTCCGGTCTGGTTGCCGCCGAACGGCGAGACGCCGCCCCGTTGGTGCATGGGCTGGCCCTGACGCCGGTTGATTTTGTACCCTGGCTTTCGGCGGGCTATGATCTGTTGATCCGCGGCGAATATGAACTGCGTGGTCAGGAACTGACCCTTGAGTTCAGGTTATATGATGTGGTGGCCAAGAAGCTGCTGACCTCGAAGCGCTTTCTGGGGCGAGAGAAGGATTTGCGGCGCTATGCGCACAGCTTCAGCGATGAAGTGTTGCGGGCCCTGACCGGCGAAAAGGGGGCCTTTACCTCAAAAATTCTCTATGTGTCTACCCAGAGTGGCAATAAAGAGCTGGCTGTGATGGATTGGGACGGTTTTAACAGTCAGCAGTTGACCGGTAACCGTTCGATCAACCTTTCACCGGACATCTCGCCTGATGGCCGGGAAGTGATCTTTACTTCCTACAAGCGGGGTAATCCCGACCTGTACAAACGTGCCCTGTCAAGTAATCTTGAAGTGCCGGTCTCCAGCCGGTCAGGGCTCAATATTACCGGTGCCTGGTCGCCGGATGGCAACAGAATCGCTCTGGCGCTGTCGAAGGATGGCAATACCGAAATCTATACGGTAGCCAAGGACGGTTCAGCTCCCAACCGGTTGACGGTCAGCCATGCAGCCAACGTCTCGCCGGCCTGGACACCTGACGGCAGTAAAATCGCCTTTGTGTCCGACCGGTTGGGCAAGCCCCAGATATTTGTCATGGATGCTAATGGCGGTAATGTCAGGCGTCTTATCACCAGCGGTTCGTACAATGTTAATCCGTCCTGGTCTCCCAAGGGGGATAAACTGGCCTTTGCCAGGATGGCTGGGGGGTTTCAGATCTTCGTGGCCAATGCAGACGGCAGTAATGAAATACAGTTGACCTTTGAGGGCAACAATGAGCGGCCCCGCTGGTCACCGGACGGGCGGCTGATCACCTTCAGCTCCCGCCGTGGCGGTCAGGAGGCGATTTACGTCATGCGCGCCGATGGCTCCGGACAGACAAAGGTCAGTCGTAGCAAGGGGCTGAGTCAGCATCCGGTCTGGACTCCGCGTGGTCAATAA
- a CDS encoding energy transducer TonB → MYQLAARKDPGLGVTTALSVAFHAAAFAFLVWWQQMIPGQGPVQTTYYVDIVNLPVADPRAGSPTQTGNEEKSAPPPPAPPVMTSPAAPTKPVPGKRPSPAPVAESAAFQERMAKLEGKVDAQRQAAAFETLRKKVAARGRVGMPRGTGTEAGSDYTAYLHSRLKDAFRETISFQSKNPFVMVRLTIDGDGRIIRTRFEKSSGDKVFELSVTRAITLAEQTIVPPPGRTVFEGAFVFKPQGVSQQ, encoded by the coding sequence ATGTACCAGCTTGCAGCCCGCAAAGATCCCGGATTGGGTGTCACCACAGCACTGTCCGTCGCGTTTCACGCGGCGGCGTTTGCTTTTCTGGTCTGGTGGCAACAGATGATACCAGGTCAGGGGCCGGTACAGACCACCTATTATGTTGATATCGTCAATCTACCGGTGGCTGACCCGCGTGCCGGCAGCCCGACCCAGACCGGCAATGAAGAAAAAAGCGCCCCGCCCCCTCCGGCGCCCCCGGTCATGACCAGTCCGGCAGCGCCGACGAAACCCGTACCCGGTAAAAGGCCATCGCCTGCTCCGGTTGCAGAATCTGCAGCCTTTCAGGAGCGTATGGCCAAGCTGGAGGGTAAGGTTGATGCACAACGGCAGGCGGCCGCCTTTGAGACCTTACGTAAAAAAGTTGCTGCGCGCGGCAGGGTTGGCATGCCCCGGGGGACCGGTACTGAGGCCGGCAGCGACTATACCGCCTACCTGCATTCCCGGTTGAAGGATGCCTTTCGGGAAACCATCAGCTTTCAAAGCAAAAATCCTTTTGTCATGGTGCGGCTGACTATAGACGGTGATGGCCGGATTATCAGAACCCGTTTTGAAAAAAGCAGTGGCGATAAAGTCTTTGAACTTTCGGTAACCCGGGCCATCACCCTGGCTGAACAGACCATTGTCCCGCCGCCGGGCCGCACCGTGTTTGAAGGGGCATTTGTCTTCAAGCCCCAGGGAGTCAGTCAGCAATGA
- the tolR gene encoding protein TolR — translation MAMGGNDDERGMMAQINVTPLVDVMLVLLVIFMVTAPMMQQGVQVNLPKADTKGMNAQEDTVIVAVDRNGRTFINKDEVPGGDLRRKLAEMFATRTKKEVFLKADAGVPYGEVVRAMAEIKGAGIERLGMVTEPAQK, via the coding sequence ATGGCCATGGGCGGAAATGATGATGAACGGGGCATGATGGCGCAGATCAACGTCACCCCGCTGGTTGACGTTATGCTGGTGCTGTTGGTGATCTTTATGGTAACCGCTCCGATGATGCAACAGGGGGTGCAGGTCAATCTGCCCAAGGCAGACACCAAAGGAATGAACGCCCAGGAGGACACCGTCATCGTTGCTGTTGACAGAAACGGGCGTACCTTTATCAATAAGGATGAAGTGCCAGGTGGCGATTTGCGCAGAAAGCTGGCAGAGATGTTTGCTACCCGTACCAAAAAAGAGGTCTTTCTGAAGGCGGATGCCGGAGTACCGTATGGTGAGGTAGTGCGTGCAATGGCCGAAATCAAAGGGGCCGGGATTGAACGGTTGGGTATGGTAACGGAGCCGGCTCAGAAGTAG
- the tolQ gene encoding protein TolQ gives MFFTSTGLVVKAVLLLLIMFSVVSWAIIMFKFFQIHKAFSESGRFMDFFWKTKRFDSISSQVDRFASSPLTALFNEGYSELKQLMEAEGVKPDHGGVSTDLGGVANVSRALRRATNLEVNRLEKYTTFLATTGSTSPFIGLFGTVWGIMVAFEGIGKTGSASLAVVAPGIAEALIATAVGLVAAIPAVMAYNHFQHKIRVLVKEMDSFSTEFLNIVQRNIAGK, from the coding sequence ATGTTTTTTACCAGCACCGGCCTGGTGGTGAAGGCGGTTTTGTTACTGCTGATCATGTTTTCAGTGGTTTCCTGGGCCATCATCATGTTCAAATTTTTTCAGATTCACAAGGCATTCAGCGAATCAGGCCGTTTTATGGACTTCTTCTGGAAGACCAAACGGTTTGACTCCATCTCATCACAGGTGGACCGCTTTGCCAGTTCGCCGCTTACGGCCCTGTTTAATGAAGGTTACAGTGAGCTGAAACAGTTGATGGAGGCTGAGGGTGTCAAGCCTGATCACGGTGGCGTCAGCACCGATCTGGGGGGGGTGGCCAACGTCTCCCGTGCCTTGCGGCGGGCAACCAATCTGGAAGTCAACCGGCTGGAGAAGTACACGACTTTTCTGGCAACCACCGGTTCCACCTCCCCGTTTATCGGCCTGTTCGGTACGGTCTGGGGCATCATGGTGGCCTTTGAAGGGATCGGCAAGACCGGTTCCGCCTCGCTGGCCGTTGTTGCTCCAGGTATTGCTGAAGCGCTGATTGCCACAGCGGTCGGCTTGGTTGCCGCTATTCCGGCAGTCATGGCCTACAACCATTTTCAGCACAAGATCCGGGTGCTGGTGAAAGAGATGGACAGCTTCTCAACCGAGTTTCTCAACATCGTTCAGCGCAACATCGCCGGGAAGTAG
- a CDS encoding carbon-nitrogen family hydrolase → MPEPQTITAAAIQFTVNQGDLDANLAYVRTALKRVAEQGVNLAVLPEMWSTGFAYKNLVELAQRTEAVVAELCELSAQYKLVIVGSQPEPADDGRVFNTIHVVDNGQMVARYRKLHLFSLLGEDRAFKGGDSWCLAETSIGKVGVIICYDLRFPELSRRLALEGARVICVPAQWPKPRQEHWRTLLRARAIENQLYIVSCNACGQIGKLDFFGMSMVIDPKGEVLADAGEAACEVTATLDWQVMEAWRAQIPCFGDRRPELY, encoded by the coding sequence ATGCCAGAGCCACAGACGATCACTGCCGCCGCAATCCAGTTTACCGTCAATCAGGGGGATCTTGATGCCAACCTGGCCTATGTCCGTACAGCCTTGAAGCGGGTTGCGGAACAAGGGGTCAATCTGGCGGTGTTGCCGGAGATGTGGTCCACCGGCTTTGCCTACAAGAATCTGGTTGAACTGGCGCAACGTACCGAAGCGGTAGTTGCCGAACTATGTGAGCTCTCGGCACAGTACAAGCTGGTGATTGTGGGCAGCCAGCCTGAGCCTGCTGACGATGGCCGGGTCTTCAATACGATCCATGTTGTTGATAACGGCCAAATGGTGGCCCGCTACCGCAAGTTGCACCTCTTCTCGCTGCTGGGTGAGGACAGGGCTTTCAAGGGGGGCGATAGCTGGTGTCTGGCAGAGACCTCCATCGGCAAGGTTGGGGTAATCATCTGTTATGACCTGCGTTTTCCTGAACTGTCCCGCCGGCTGGCGCTGGAGGGGGCACGGGTGATCTGCGTACCGGCCCAGTGGCCCAAGCCCCGCCAGGAACACTGGCGGACACTGCTGCGCGCCAGGGCGATTGAAAATCAGCTCTATATTGTGTCATGCAACGCCTGTGGCCAGATCGGTAAACTGGATTTCTTCGGCATGAGTATGGTGATCGATCCCAAGGGTGAGGTGCTGGCAGATGCAGGGGAGGCTGCTTGCGAGGTCACCGCGACTCTGGACTGGCAGGTCATGGAGGCATGGCGGGCCCAGATTCCCTGTTTTGGTGACCGTCGGCCCGAACTCTACTGA
- a CDS encoding DNA translocase FtsK — MDEARKEKLTKELQGIAIGAVGLFILLAFITFSSADQSLNSWSTEGGIRNLGGRLGAQVADLFFMLFGLASYLLPGALLFIAYNLLRFKEPRLRFYKVAAFCGLLFSLASLFAFSFESTSFLGQQVPTGGLIGRGAVLMLRGSMNAFGALLVLLPLLAASIMILSGFSFVLFASWWIENLRTKWAARKERNAHARDGREREKALAEGKPAPASGPVIKTAAAAPAVARPNFFKKEKKKEAAKDKPVQESFDFIKQEGDFITPPLSLLDPPPATERRVDREALEMNARLLEKKLLDFGIDGEVKEICPGPVITMYEFAPAPGIKISRIAGLSDDLTMALQALSIRIVAPIPGKGVVGIEVPNRDRETVYLREIFTCDDFLQSRMKLPLVLGKDIAGLPSLTDLAKAPHLLVAGSTGSGKSVSVNTMILSLLYTATPRDVRFIMVDPKMLEFSMYEGIPHLLLPVVTEPKKASLALKWAVNEMERRYRLLADKGVRNIESYNRKLATEEEELVAHDLDDEEIIEELEEVIEGEDPAVLDEPLPFVIDDEVDELEHSHLPYIVVIVDELADLMMVAGREVEEHIARLAQKARAAGIHLILATQRPSVDVITGLIKANLPSRISFQVSSKVDSRTILDCNGAEALLGMGDMLYLPPGTGRLQRVHGAFVSDAEVQRVVDFLKKQGKPVYEKSILEMKDSDDKGGADDDEEQDERWEDALRLVAETRQASISMVQRRLRIGYNRAARIVEMMEREGMIAPSDGTSKPREIYMDIINAYLNSQLTR, encoded by the coding sequence GTGGACGAAGCGCGCAAAGAAAAACTTACCAAAGAGCTGCAGGGAATCGCTATCGGCGCTGTCGGGCTGTTCATCCTGCTGGCCTTCATAACCTTCAGCTCTGCCGACCAGTCGCTGAACAGCTGGTCAACCGAGGGGGGGATCCGTAACCTGGGCGGCCGCCTGGGGGCCCAGGTAGCTGACCTGTTCTTCATGCTGTTTGGACTGGCATCCTACCTGCTGCCGGGGGCGTTGCTGTTTATCGCTTACAACCTGCTGCGCTTCAAGGAACCACGGCTGCGCTTTTACAAGGTCGCGGCCTTTTGTGGTCTGCTCTTTTCTCTGGCCTCGTTGTTTGCCTTCAGTTTTGAGTCAACAAGTTTCCTGGGACAACAAGTCCCCACCGGTGGTCTGATCGGACGGGGGGCCGTGCTGATGCTGCGCGGCAGCATGAATGCATTCGGCGCCCTGCTGGTGCTGTTGCCGCTGCTGGCCGCCTCCATCATGATTCTGTCCGGCTTCTCCTTTGTGCTGTTTGCCTCCTGGTGGATTGAAAATCTGCGTACCAAGTGGGCAGCCCGTAAAGAGCGGAACGCCCATGCCCGGGACGGGCGCGAGCGGGAAAAGGCCTTGGCGGAAGGAAAACCGGCCCCTGCAAGCGGTCCCGTGATCAAGACTGCCGCTGCTGCGCCTGCGGTTGCCCGCCCTAATTTCTTCAAAAAGGAAAAGAAGAAGGAAGCGGCCAAGGATAAGCCGGTCCAGGAGTCGTTTGATTTTATCAAGCAGGAAGGTGATTTTATCACGCCGCCGCTCTCGCTGCTCGATCCGCCGCCCGCCACAGAACGCCGGGTTGATCGCGAAGCGCTGGAGATGAACGCCCGTCTGCTGGAAAAGAAGCTGCTGGATTTCGGGATTGATGGTGAGGTGAAGGAGATCTGTCCCGGGCCGGTGATTACCATGTACGAGTTCGCCCCGGCACCCGGCATCAAGATCAGCCGGATCGCCGGGTTGTCCGATGACCTGACCATGGCGCTGCAGGCGCTTTCGATCCGCATTGTCGCGCCGATCCCCGGCAAGGGAGTGGTGGGGATCGAGGTGCCGAACCGGGATCGTGAAACGGTCTATCTGCGTGAGATCTTTACCTGTGATGATTTTCTGCAGAGCCGGATGAAGCTGCCGCTGGTGCTGGGCAAGGATATTGCCGGTCTGCCTTCCCTGACCGATCTGGCCAAGGCCCCGCACCTGCTGGTGGCCGGTTCCACCGGTTCCGGCAAGTCGGTTTCGGTCAACACGATGATCCTGTCGCTGCTCTACACCGCCACCCCGCGGGATGTTCGTTTCATCATGGTTGATCCGAAGATGCTGGAGTTCTCCATGTACGAGGGGATTCCGCATCTGCTGCTGCCGGTGGTGACCGAACCGAAAAAGGCCTCGCTGGCCTTGAAGTGGGCGGTGAATGAGATGGAACGCCGCTACCGGCTGCTGGCAGACAAGGGGGTTCGTAATATTGAATCCTACAATCGAAAGCTGGCAACCGAGGAAGAAGAGCTGGTCGCACATGATCTGGATGATGAGGAGATCATTGAAGAGCTTGAAGAGGTGATTGAGGGGGAAGACCCGGCAGTGCTGGATGAACCGCTGCCGTTTGTGATTGATGATGAGGTGGATGAACTGGAACACAGCCACCTGCCCTATATCGTGGTGATTGTGGATGAGCTGGCCGACCTGATGATGGTGGCCGGACGTGAGGTTGAAGAGCATATCGCCCGCCTGGCCCAGAAGGCCCGGGCAGCCGGTATCCACCTGATTCTGGCCACCCAGCGGCCATCGGTGGATGTGATCACCGGCCTGATCAAGGCCAACCTGCCGTCGCGCATCTCGTTTCAGGTCTCTTCCAAGGTTGACTCCCGTACCATCCTGGACTGCAACGGTGCCGAGGCGCTGCTGGGAATGGGTGACATGCTCTATCTGCCCCCCGGCACCGGCCGTCTGCAGCGGGTGCATGGTGCCTTTGTCTCTGATGCCGAGGTACAGCGGGTGGTTGACTTCCTGAAAAAACAGGGCAAACCGGTCTATGAGAAGTCAATCCTTGAGATGAAGGACAGTGACGACAAGGGCGGCGCCGATGATGATGAAGAACAGGATGAGCGCTGGGAGGATGCCCTGCGGCTGGTGGCCGAGACCAGGCAGGCCAGTATTTCCATGGTGCAGCGTCGTCTGCGGATCGGCTACAACCGGGCCGCCCGGATTGTTGAGATGATGGAGCGGGAAGGGATGATCGCCCCCAGTGACGGCACCAGCAAACCCCGTGAGATTTATATGGATATCATCAACGCCTACCTGAATTCACAACTGACGAGGTAG
- a CDS encoding OsmC family protein encodes MKIDISFEGGQKVAASFPDGLQMLTDQPGADGAPGEAPTPFAYFLGSIGTCAGIYVLEFCKARQIPTDRVSLTQHIEFELDQQGKRRVSKVGLTINLPPEFPERYQKAIVKAAELCSVKKAIMHPPEFVVDYQVV; translated from the coding sequence GTGAAGATAGATATCAGCTTTGAAGGTGGTCAGAAGGTGGCCGCCAGCTTTCCTGATGGGTTGCAGATGCTGACAGACCAGCCCGGTGCCGATGGCGCACCCGGCGAGGCGCCAACCCCGTTTGCGTATTTTCTGGGCTCTATCGGCACCTGCGCCGGCATTTATGTATTGGAGTTCTGCAAGGCACGCCAGATTCCGACCGACCGGGTGTCGCTGACCCAGCATATCGAGTTTGAGCTTGATCAACAGGGCAAGCGCAGGGTGAGCAAGGTGGGCTTGACCATCAATCTCCCACCCGAATTTCCGGAACGCTACCAGAAGGCGATTGTCAAGGCGGCTGAACTTTGCTCAGTTAAAAAGGCAATCATGCATCCACCCGAATTTGTTGTTGATTATCAGGTAGTATAA
- the metX gene encoding homoserine O-acetyltransferase MetX, which translates to MSIGVVHEQTITFEAGIRLESGRILAPITLVYELYGTMNADCSNVIMVEHAWTGDAHLAGKRREDDPKPGWWDAIVGPGRLLDTDRYCVLCSNVIGSCYGSTGPASINPRTGKRYNLSFPVITVRDMVRAQELLLDHLGIRRLLCVMGGSMGGMQALEWATQYPERVASVVALATTPRPSPQAISLNAVARWAIYNDPTWKKGEYKHNPKDGLALARGIGHITFLSDESMWQKFERRFSAKDGLFDFFGQFEVERYLNYNGYNFVDRFDANCFLYLAKALDLYDVAWGYESMTDAFSRITAPIQFFAFSSDWLYPPYQTEEMVTCLQGLGKEVEYHLIQSAYGHDAFLLEHETFTPMVRSLLERVAP; encoded by the coding sequence ATGTCCATCGGTGTTGTGCACGAGCAGACCATAACCTTTGAGGCAGGCATACGGCTTGAAAGCGGCCGGATCCTTGCACCAATCACCCTGGTCTATGAGCTTTACGGCACCATGAATGCTGATTGCTCCAACGTGATTATGGTGGAGCATGCCTGGACCGGTGACGCCCACCTGGCCGGCAAGCGGCGCGAAGACGACCCCAAGCCGGGTTGGTGGGATGCCATTGTCGGTCCCGGCAGACTACTGGACACCGACCGTTACTGCGTACTTTGCTCTAATGTGATCGGCTCCTGCTACGGCTCAACCGGTCCGGCCTCGATCAACCCCAGGACCGGCAAGCGCTACAACCTCTCCTTTCCGGTCATCACCGTCCGCGATATGGTCCGTGCCCAGGAACTGTTGCTGGATCATCTGGGGATCAGGCGTCTGCTCTGCGTGATGGGGGGCAGCATGGGAGGGATGCAGGCCCTGGAATGGGCCACCCAGTACCCGGAACGGGTCGCCTCGGTCGTCGCCCTGGCCACCACACCACGCCCCTCGCCACAGGCGATCTCTCTTAATGCCGTGGCCCGCTGGGCCATTTACAACGACCCTACCTGGAAGAAGGGGGAGTACAAACACAACCCCAAGGACGGTCTGGCACTGGCCCGCGGCATCGGCCATATCACCTTCCTGTCAGACGAATCGATGTGGCAGAAGTTTGAGCGTCGTTTCTCTGCCAAGGACGGCCTGTTTGATTTCTTTGGCCAATTCGAGGTGGAACGCTATCTGAACTACAACGGCTACAACTTTGTGGACCGTTTTGACGCCAACTGCTTCCTCTATCTGGCCAAGGCACTGGACCTCTATGATGTCGCCTGGGGCTACGAATCCATGACCGATGCCTTCAGCCGTATTACGGCACCGATCCAGTTTTTCGCCTTCAGCTCAGACTGGCTCTACCCCCCCTACCAGACCGAAGAGATGGTGACCTGCCTGCAGGGACTGGGCAAAGAGGTGGAGTATCATCTGATTCAATCAGCCTACGGCCATGACGCCTTCCTGCTGGAACATGAAACCTTCACCCCGATGGTCCGTTCCCTGCTGGAACGGGTCGCTCCCTAG
- the ttcA gene encoding tRNA 2-thiocytidine(32) synthetase TtcA, translated as MSCPAGVDPKLWRSLRNGAGRAIGDFGLIKDGDRICVGISGGKDSLLLLMLLVEMQRRAPINYQLVPVTIDAGFPGFNTTTIQNFVADLGLELSIEQTGHASLITTKLRPGSSYCSFCARLKRGALYGAARRLGCNLLALGHHRDDFIETLLLNQFFIGTLKAMAAKTVCDTGDITVIRPLVYLAEEDIITTVRQAGITTVSCNCPVADADQQRQRMKQLLHRLEQEIPQIKNSLLAALGNVQPRHLLDRQLSKEGTV; from the coding sequence ATGTCCTGCCCGGCGGGTGTCGACCCCAAGCTCTGGCGTTCTTTACGCAACGGTGCGGGCAGAGCGATCGGCGACTTTGGCCTGATCAAGGATGGTGACCGGATCTGTGTCGGCATCTCCGGCGGCAAGGACTCCCTGCTCCTGCTGATGCTGCTGGTTGAGATGCAACGCCGCGCCCCGATCAACTACCAGCTGGTCCCGGTTACCATAGATGCCGGCTTCCCCGGATTCAACACCACTACCATCCAAAACTTTGTTGCTGATCTTGGTCTTGAGCTGAGCATCGAACAGACCGGCCACGCTAGCCTGATCACCACCAAACTGCGGCCCGGTTCCTCCTACTGTTCATTTTGCGCCCGACTTAAACGGGGCGCCCTCTATGGCGCTGCCCGCCGACTGGGCTGCAACCTGCTGGCTCTGGGGCACCACCGCGATGATTTTATCGAGACCCTGCTGCTGAATCAGTTTTTTATCGGTACCCTCAAGGCCATGGCTGCCAAGACTGTCTGCGATACCGGAGATATCACCGTCATTCGCCCCCTGGTCTACCTGGCTGAAGAGGATATCATCACCACCGTCAGGCAGGCCGGAATCACTACCGTCAGCTGCAACTGTCCGGTGGCTGATGCCGATCAGCAACGGCAGCGGATGAAACAGCTGCTGCACCGGCTTGAACAGGAGATCCCGCAGATCAAAAACAGCCTGCTGGCAGCGCTGGGCAACGTACAGCCCCGGCACCTGCTGGACCGGCAATTGAGCAAGGAAGGCACAGTATGA